ACCGAGGCTGAAACCTGCAGTTTCGCTCCGACTATCAACAATACATATCTACGTCTACCATTACCATCTCTATGGCTTTCATTACTTCATATGACCGATATGTGAACAGGCGCGCTAATGATTTGTGGTATCCTTGGTTCCTTGCATCATCGACGGAATGCCGAGTCCGCTGGTAACTCGTGAGGATTTTCCTGGCCCTCGAGCTCATGCACGGTGCTGTGGCCGTCAAGTTCACTGACCATCTGACTGTTATCTTTATAATCTGTGATGGGGACCACCTGTGGCCCCGAGACGGCTGGCTGACGTTTCGTTCGGCGACTGACAAGCCACCACACCAAGAAAGCGATGAGGGCTACTCCAGCCACGCCACCGACTACGCCTCCTGCAATGGCTCCTGTGTTTGTCTTGGAGGACGTATCAGGGGGTTGAGTCGATGTTTGCGTTGGTGATGCTGCGGATGTAGAGCTCGTCGACAGTGTGGATGTTACGGAGGCAGTTGATGTCCCAAAGGATGCTGGAATGGTACGTTAGCATTTCAACCAAGATTCTAGACGTCCCTGCAGCGATGTACCTTTCCCCAAAGAGACAACCGGCAACAGAGTCTCGGAGCTATCGAACTGATACCCCGGCACCGCGCAACCATCACTGTTTGAACTCGTCCCGAAGGCTGTTGTCCCATTCTCACAGCAAAAGTATCCGTAATAATTGTACAAATTCCACGTCTCATTGGCGCATTTCGGCGTCTCCAAAAGCAGCTGCGTGCAATTCGCGGCGGATGGGCAGCAGTTCACATTGTACTGACTTGGACATTGCGAGCCCGCGGGACAACAGGCTCGAAAAGGGGGCATGGTCGCACCACAATCGACTTCTGTGTCGAGACAGGTGCCATTTTTGCGAAGCGCAAACCCAGCAGGGCCGTCTAATACGCCAGACATTGATTGTGGACTTCGGTCGACGTGCCGTGAGGGCGTAGAAGCGATGGCAATATAAAGGGAGGATGTTGACCAGCGTGGATGCTTGGAAGCTCACACGGTTACCGCAGAGGATAGTACACAAGAGTCAACTGTAACAAACAGAATTCGGCCCCCAAAATTCAAAAGCAACTGGAAATTTTGCAAAAAACGCTGCTGAGGCTCTGGGCCTCAGTGCACGTTAATCGGACCATTAGAGGCGCACAGGGATCATGTACACATACTGTGTAGCAACCCATTGGGTCAAATTGTTAATGCCTATCATTTAGGCCCACATTCTGTGATATTATGATTCGCAGCTGGCGCTGCATGGATTACAAATACAGAAATAATCTGCGTGAGCACTACAGAGTGTAGAAGCAGGAGAAATACATCGGTCCAATTATGCCTATCCACCCGACGAGTCAGACTATCCCTCTTCTACCTGCCATAGAAGAGGGCCAGAACGGGGTATGCTGTGGACATTTGACTTTTGAGATGATCATCTATTCTTTTCAAAATTACAAGTGCCACAGGGCCCACAAAGCTGAAAAGGCTGATGTAGCTAAGCCCCATGTATCCATAGCGTCTCTACTTCCTTCGGAGGAAGCCATTCGTGTAGGTACCACCCTCACTTGTGTCTTGGTCACAGTCCCGGTGACTACGACAACGTTCGAGGATCTGGTAAACGCTATCAGCAAAACCGCCTAGAGATCAGAACGAGCAGATATACCCATGCAGAGCTGACGAGTTTCTCATTCCCACCGGGGCTTGCCTCAGTTCGTGCGTCGTCTCTCGGGTAATGATCGTTGTGGTGATCGTCTTGTAGGCCATTGTCTCTGTTGGTCGCGCATCGTTGGCAACGGGCcctggaggaggttgatacCCGACAGCACCCTGAGGAGCAGTTATCAGTGATCCGGGAAGGCTTCGTCCGAACAGTCGCGTCGATAAGGCATGCGGGAGGAAGTCGAGATCAAACGCCGTCACGCAGAGGCAGGTCAACAGAATGAAGGCAAGGAAACTGCCTAGAAGACGAAGGGCAGATGGTAGGATCTTCATCCTGATACTGTTGTCGTGAAGATGGATCTAGCAACGTCTGATGTCTTCAACGCGTCTTGGGACTGTGAGGATGACCTGGGGAGATCAACTCACAGGCCGGCCACGGGTGGGAGGACAAGATATGAGCTGGCTATTGTTTTGAAACCTGCCATCCTCATGGCAGACATGCAGATGCACGTATGTGAGATGAGCAAATCATTCTCGAGTCGTCGACTATGTCATTCGAACCACTTTCCTCAATTGACAAGAATGAAATGGATCCAAGTGCGAAGGGGTGGACCTATCAGAGAATGGGACATCTGGTGACGCCAAACAATTAAGGCCTCGTGCAGTCGATTGACTCGATGCAATCCAACTCATTGAAAGATGTGGTATGTGGAATGGAGATCGGAATGTGTTCGTAGCCCTTGGGCGGATAGCCAACAATCATCTACTGTAGTCCAGGACCGTTCACGATATCTAATCCCAATGGAAATCTCGCAAACGACCTCATGAATACTGCAGATTGAAGCTCGGTCTTCTAGACTCTGTCAGAGAGATCTGTATTGATTGATTGGGTGTATAGTCGACCCATTGGTTTTGCTTCAAACCAGCATTCTTCGGTGACACAGGCACGTTTTTGGCCGAAACAGCCAGCATATCGCAGAAAGAAGCATGAGGGTAAGAATCTATAGCTGCTCTTACCTTCTACGAGCTTATCTCAGAGTAATCTCTGTCATTCTTGATGGAGATCCATGGTCATCCGCAACGATGACCGGAGTTGAATGGTCGTCATTCAACCAGAAATCCAGCGTTTTCAAAGCTTTTGCGAACTTAAAGAAGGACTCACACCCTGGTAAACCCCAGCAGCGGTTATCTCTTCTATTCCAGTGAGAGAGCACTCGGAGTGTTTGGTTGTAGAAGTAGAGGTAGTTCTGCCGAATGCGGTATTGTAATTACACTGCTGGGGAAACGCCAAAAGACGCGAGATTCGCGTGGTCCAGCGGCCTCGAGTCAACCGAACAATGACGGAGCTCGGCTTCAACTTTTTCAATTACACGCTCTTTGGGCCATAGCGGAAAGACTCATCTTACTTTCCATTGCCCAAAGGAAGCACCTTGGAAGATAAGAAAATTGCTCACACAATGGCTACCAACACAGCGGAGGACGTGTTTTTGCAACCCCCGAGGTCTGCTCTTCACGATGCTCAGAAGCCTCAGATGGATAAGATGATGCTAACAATCGCTCGATGCAGTGACGAACAGTTCTCGCCTGTGTATCGCGAAATATCCCACTATAACCCACTTCACACCTTCAAACTCCCCCCCGGCGATGCGAGACATTACCAGCAACAATATGGCGACATGTACTTCTTGCGACTGGCACGACTGAAACCCGTGGTGGAAGAGGTTGGAACGGACGCATGGGAAGGATTCAGCGTAAGACGGTAGCTTGACCCTTGGTCGTTATTGTCCTAACCTTATCGATGGGTGATAGATCGCCGGAGAACGCGCTCGTCGTGTAGAGCGAGTGCTCGATGTGCGACAAGGCGAGCTTTGCTGGGTCGCTGGGACGGTCTACATGGACATGCCCTTGAAGCCGAACATCCTGGACGATCTCTCCAGAGAGGTCCGAACGCCCCATTCGTTTCTCCAGGCATCGCTGACGTCCCCTAGAGTCACACCCTAGCTCCTCCTCCCCGTCGCACCTACCAAGATCCCGCTCATCCGGAATTGACTCAAATCATGCTGGAAGACGAGTCAGGCCGCCTGCGTTTAACAGGGAGTCTTTTGACGTCAACTCAACTCGCGACAGGAGTCATCATAGCGGTACTGGGGACGGAAAATGCAAATGGTGATTTTGAAACGATCGATATTAGAGTGCCTGACCTGCCTCCGCAGCCGCGTCGGTGGGAGCGGAATGAAAACAGAACAGAGACAAAAGAGCCGCACAAAAGCAAGATTGCTTTTGTGAGTGGTCTTGGGATTACGGGCACATCGAGTGATACTCTTGCGCTGGAACTTCTGGCAGACTATCTTCTGGGGTATACAGGGTCGGATGCGTCCTCGATCACACGGCTTATCATTGCCGGAAACTCACTGGGGGCTAATGTGACGGCTGAGGCAGCAGCTACAGACATGGAGATGGGAACggccgcgaagaagaagacgggTCCGAGAAAGTATGGATATGACGCCTCTGCATACAACGCCTCGCCCATCACACAACTAGACAACTTTCTTGCGGAGATTTTACCGAGCATACCCGTGACACTCATGCCGGGCGAGAGTGATCCGGCGAACTTTGCACTCCCTCAGCAGGGAATCCACCGAGCGATGTTTCCACGGTCCAGAGCATACTGTGCTCCGCCTCCGCCGGGTGACGAAGCTCCCGAGCCGGGCTGGTTCGACAGTGTCACAAACCCTTGGGAAGGGGATGTCGAGGGATGGCGGCTGTGGGGAAGCAGTGGACAGAACGTGGATGATGTCCTGCGGTATCTAGACTTTGCAGACCGT
The Aspergillus fumigatus Af293 chromosome 4, whole genome shotgun sequence DNA segment above includes these coding regions:
- a CDS encoding DNA-directed DNA polymerase delta subunit POL31; this encodes MATNTAEDVFLQPPRSALHDAQKPQMDKMMLTIARCSDEQFSPVYREISHYNPLHTFKLPPGDARHYQQQYGDMYFLRLARLKPVVEEVGTDAWEGFSIAGERARRVERVLDVRQGELCWVAGTVYMDMPLKPNILDDLSRESHTLAPPPRRTYQDPAHPELTQIMLEDESGRLRLTGSLLTSTQLATGVIIAVLGTENANGDFETIDIRVPDLPPQPRRWERNENRTETKEPHKSKIAFVSGLGITGTSSDTLALELLADYLLGYTGSDASSITRLIIAGNSLGANVTAEAAATDMEMGTAAKKKTGPRKYGYDASAYNASPITQLDNFLAEILPSIPVTLMPGESDPANFALPQQGIHRAMFPRSRAYCAPPPPGDEAPEPGWFDSVTNPWEGDVEGWRLWGSSGQNVDDVLRYLDFADRDAPDAGDGDIEARMRIMEAMLRWRCGAPTAPDTIWSYPFQTNDPFVMQSCPHIFFAGNQPRFKTAVLESDSPLRLNGADTKMTDTAENPGARVRLLSIPKFKDTGELILVDSETLEVELVKFGTFAGKQENQ